The window CTAGCAGATGTAGAGAGATTTCGAGATGATTTCAGAAGAAACTTGGTCAAAAAAGGTAGTGAATCTAATTCATTTACGGTTACAGAGCGCCCTGATATTGACAAACTCTTAAGCCAAAGGGATATGGAGATAAAAATAAGAGAGATGAATGATGTCCCGATGGGAGATATTGAGACTCTTAAAACACGAGGTGCGCGATCGGTAGTCTTTGGAAAAATAGACAATGATGTTAAAGGGGGAGAAATAAACATTTCTGTTATTTGGCAACTTTTTGATTCAACAGTTTTAGCATATGAGGCAGTTCAAATGCTACCTAACCAACGCTATACTGGATCAATTAGACGAGAAAAAATGCATGAATTATCAGAAAAAATAAGTAATTTATTTTTGAGCAATTTAAATTTAATTGCAAATCAAGATACAACACAGAGCGATAAACAAATAAAGTGTGTTCGTATACTAGATACGATAGATGAAAAGAAAAAAGAATACGATTATCTTTCAAGTATTGAAGATGGTAGTAATAAACTTGAAATAAATAAAAAAATCATTCCCCTTTTAGATGTAATCATTGTTAATTACAGATTATTGGAAACATGCCCAGGTCAAATAACCGATGATAGGAAAAAACATAAATTAGTTATTCAGAAATACTCAGATGAACTTACAAACCGAAAGTTAGCTCAGCTGAATATCCCTTTATTGAAGAAGTATGAAAGACTTGCCTTAAGTCTTAAGGATACGTATAAAAACTCTTCAAGAAGAATAACTATTAAAAAAATTATTCGTAATTTAAACAAGGTAAAAGAAAATTACAGTTTGCATCATGATAAATTTCATGGTTTCATAGAAAATCTTGATCGTGTAATTTTTAAATATGAAGACGAATTATCGGAGCTAACAACTCCATAAGTATCCGACTAAATATAATCGACACTCCAGGTTAGCTGCCGAACCGATTTATCGGCATGTTAGAGCACAAGAAGTATCGATTATTTAAGGGTGACCACTTAACTACTTACTTAATAAAATGAAAAATAAAATTTTAATATTATTGGTCATCGCATTTTCATTTTTCACAGGATGTGCCAAAAAAAACAATACCGAATTAAATCTAAGCGAAGTTGAGAGAAATACGACATTAAATACTAATCAATCATCGAGAACTCTCGCAGAAAAAATCTTACAAATAGTTAACAGAGATCCATCTAGCCCCTTAGGGGGATTTCTGCCAAAGTTAAAAAAGATTACAAAAAAAACTGCTCAGATATTAAATAATGAGGCTCCATATAACAATAATGAAATGTCTGAATACCTATCATATATTGAGCAGGGTGTAATTAATTCTGAACCAGACCTTGAAAATGTTTTAGAGAATGATGTTTCATTTCCATCCGGAAAATATCATATATCTAATTTAAGTGATAAGAGCAAAGTCGTTCTTAAAGGTTTTGTACGTGATTCTGTTTTTCCCCTTATAACAAGATATAGAAAAAAACACCCTAACGAACATCTTATAGTTACAATAAAAACAGTCGGTTACGCGGATTCCAGTCCTCCAGGGGGTAATTTGGCAGCTTTATTAGATGACAAGTTACCAAACCTTTCGAAAAGTATGGTTGAGAGAAGAAAACAGAGAAACAAAGAATTATCGAGACTTAGAGCTGAAATAATTAACGATTATATACTTCAAGAAATGAATAGCGAGTTACCCCATGCACCACGCATTGAAATTAAAAAAAATATCAAAGGGTTAGGAGAGGAGCTCCCCTATAACGAAATAAATTATAGAGAAAGAGATGATAGAAGAAGAATATGCAAAGCATACGTTACTGTTTTAAAAAAAAATAATTTCTAGTTCTAGTGCTCAGTCATAGCTAAGTTTTAGGGTTGCTATCTCAAGGTAAACCCCGAAGACTAATCGGGTGCGACATGTTTAGCCCTAAATCTTAGACTTTACTAAGCACTAGTTATCGCGTGCAATTTCCAAATTAGATAAAGGAGATTTCTTTATTAAACCGGTGACTTTTAACCGTACATATTTTTCACTTTCTATCGCTTCCTTCAGACCCTGCCGTTGCCAACAACGCCCCTGCGATTCGAATTGTCTTCCCCTTGGTCGGGGTGACGCCTGCTTAACGCAGGCTGTGTTTGCCCGCCATGCCGGGCAAACACCCAAAAGGCCACCAGCTTCCCAGCTGGTGGCCTTTTCTTTCATCTCGCAGCTAAGTACCCGACTAAATATAATCGACACTCCAGGTTAGCTACCGAACCGATTTATCAGCATGTTAGAGTACAAGAAGTGTCGATTATTTAAGGATGACTACTTAACCGAAAAAAAAGCCTACCACGCCCTTCCCCGATACTCCCCAAATACCCCGCGCAGCACACCACAAATCTCACCCAACGAGCAATAAGCCCGTACTGCACCCAGCACAGGTTCCATGAGATCAGCCCCTTCTGTTTGAGCAGCTTTCTCCAACGCCGTAAGACAACCCGCAACCTCATTTGCATCCCGCCCGGCTTTGACCTGCGCCAATTGCCGCACCTGCTCATCCTCAACTGCCGGATCAACCCGCAGGAGGGGAACATCACTTTTTTCCTCGGTCTGGAAGGCATTGACCCCAACGATGATGCGTTCCTTGGTTTCTATCTCTTTTTGGTACTGATAGGCAGCATCCTCAATCTGACCAGCAATGAAGCCATTCTCGATACAGGCCACGACCCCACCAAATTCATCCACCCGATCAATCAGCTCCAGAGCCTCCTGTTCCACCGCATCGGTGAGTTGCTCCACATACCAGGAACCTGCCAGAGGATCAACCGTATCTGCTACTCCAGACTCATGAGCAATAACCTGCTGAGTACGCAAAGCCGTGCGCACGGAATCTTCTGTGGGCAGAGAAAGCGCCTCATCACGGGAATTGGTATGCAAAGACTGAGTACCACCAAGCACTGCGGCTAAGGCCTGCAAGGTCACCCGTACAATATTATTATCTACCTGCTGGGCGGTCAGGCTACTGCCAGCGGTCTGGGTATGAAAACGGAGCATCATAGAGGAGGGTTTGCTCGCCTGGAAACGCTCCTTCATGAGCCGAGCCCAAAGCCGCCGGGCCGCCCGGAACTTGGCAACCTCTTCCAGTAGATTAGAGGAGGCATTAAAGAAGAATGCCAAACGAGGGGCAAAATCATCCAGGGCAAGACCTGCATCCAAGGCCGTCTGCACATAGGTCAGGCCGTTGGCAAGGGTGAAGGCCACTTCCTGGGCAGCGGTTGAGCCAGCCTCACGAATATGATAACCGGAAATAGAGATGGTATTAAACTTCGGGGCATGAGTTGAACACCATTGGAAAATATTGGTGATCAAACGCAAGGAAGGACGAGGCGGGAAAATATAGGTTCCCCGGGCCACGTACTCTTTCAGGATGTCGTTCTGAATGGTTCCCCGTAGCTGATCAGCACTGACACCTTGTTTCTCCGCCACCACGATGTACATCGCCAGCAAGACCATAGCAGGCGAGTTGATGGTCATGGAGGTGGAAATTTTATCCAACGGGATGCTGTCAAAAAGAACTTCCATATCCGCCAAGGTATCAATAGCAACCCCCACCTTGCCGACCTCACCCAATGCCATCGGATGATCCGAATCATAGCCGATCTGAGTCGGGAGATCAAAGGCCACGGACAGGCCAGTCTGCCCCTGATCCAAGAGATATCGGTAGCGCTCATTGGAGGCGGCAGCCGTGGAGAAGCCCGCATATTGACGCATGGTCCAAAAGCGTCCCCGATACATGGTGGGTTGCACCCCGCGTGTATAGGGATAGCGACCCGGAAAACCGAGCTTGTCCTGGTACTCCTGGTCAACCTCCTCGGGCAGTGCAAGCCGCTCCACCTTTCGCCCACCGTGGCAGCTGAATTCCTCTTTGCGTTCTGGAAAACGGGCCAAAGATTTAGCCAGTTCATTCTCCTGCCAGTCCTTCAGGGGCGAATCCTGCTCGCTCATATCGTCTATCCTTTTTCTTGAAATATTGACAAGCTCTCAACCAGGGATGCGCAAAACACGCTCCAGCAAACTCTCAGCCGCCACACCAGGATCTATATCAGCTGGAGGCTGTTTATGAAGGAGGTCTGCAAGACGCTCTCTAAGCAAATCCAGGCAACGATCCACAGTTTCCTTATCCCGAGATCGCTGTCGACGTTGAGTTAACTTTCCATCCTCACGAAACCCTGTTTCCAAGGCCAGAATCCGATCAAAGAGTTCCGCTATCCCCTTATTCTCCGCAGCCACGGTTTCCAGAACACGATCGGACTCGGCAGCCTCACGCCCTAAATCAAACTTCAGCTTACTTGCCCCAGGCATATCGGCCTTATTGATGACCAGTAAGTCAACAACTTCCAGAATTCCGGCCTTCATGGCCTGAATTTCATCACCAAAGCCAGGGGCCAGCACCAAGACTGTCATATCGGCCAAGGAGGCTATATCCATTTCAGACTGCCCTATACCCACCGTCTCGACCAAAACTACCCGACAGCCTGATGCCGCCATAATCCGCATCGTTGCTCCGGCGGCTGAGCAGAGTCCTCCCAGTCTTCCCCTGGTTGCCATTGAGCGCACTACCACATCACGATCCAGAGCATGATTCATCATCCGAATCCGGTCGCCCAACAAAGCTCCGTGGGTTAAGGGTGAAGAAGGGTCAACAGCAATAACACCAACCCGAATATCGCGTTGCCGGAGCTGCTGCACCAAAGCGGAGGTTAAGGTAGATTTTCCCGCCCCAGGAGGACCGGTAATGCCCACCGTCAGGACCTTGTCCAGGCGTTGCTGATCCAGAGCCTGCATAATCTGTTGCGCATTTTCTTCCTGATCTTCGACAAGAGAAATAGCACGGGCCACGCTCCGGGGATCCCCCTGGTGAACTTGCTCAAGAAGTTGCTCAGCAGACACTCTTAGTTACGGGTCTGATGTTGCTGTTGACAAGCTGCCGTAAAGGCATCAATGATGGTGGTAAGAGGAGTGCCTGGGGTAAACACAGAGGTAATCCCAGCCTGATGCAAAGGCGCAATGTCCTCCTCAGGAATGATACCACCACCAAGTACCGGGATATCTCCTGCGTCAGCCTTTTGCAAGGACTCAAGCACTGCCGGAAAAAGCCGGGCATGGGCACCGGACATGGAGGAAAGACCGACAGCTGCGACATCCTCCTGCACCGCAGAGGAGGCAATCTCATCTGGAGTTCGTCGAATACCGGTATAAATCACCTCAAAACCTGCATCCCGTAAAGCACGGGCAATCACCTTTGCTCCCCGATCATGCCCATCCAGACCGGGTTTGGCAATTAGTACTCGATACGCTTTCACCTTCTCTGCCTCAATATTTATTAGCGATTCAGAACAATCTTTCCAGATACCTGAAAAGGAAAAACTTCCTTTCCATCTTTCCCCAGGTGAAGCTGTCCAGTTAGTTCATAATTCAGTGGTTCATCAGGTTTATTGCCGTACTGTTGGACATCTTTTTGCAGCATTTCGATAACAGAACCGACAATGGCAAATTCAGAAGTATACACCACCACGGGAACAGAGATGGTACCAAAAGGGGGAAGCCCCTGCCGTTCATCACTGAGCCCTGAAGCAAAGGGCTCACCATTAATCTTGAGATCACATTTCATACTGCGGATCTCAGTCGCCGTATCATTGGGATTCATCACCCGGACTTTCAAGAGGAAAATTGTTTCCAGAGCCTTTATTTCCTGGAGCTCTATATCTGAAAGGGCAATCTTTAGCTCCTCCTTATCCCCCCAAGGTAAGGACTGCATAACCGTGTTTGGACAACCGGCAAGGAGTAGAGGCAGGCAACAAAGCAGAAGAACCATGAGCCCAGAGGCCCGTCTCGCTCCCGAGGCAGCATCAGACGTAATAATCCGAGATAATTTCATAACGTTTTGCAAACAAATATAAGAAAAAATGTGTAGTTTGTATCTCTTTTCCCAGCCTCACTATCCCCCATCAACTGCCGAAGGGAATATGAAAAAAGCTGGTAGAATCAGAGTAATGGTATTTCAAGAGAATGTCAATCCTCAGGGTGTATTGCCTTTTTCTCAACAAGTACCGTAGCAAACATCACATCACGATCAGATAATAAAGCACAGCCACAAGAAAGATCGAAACTGCACGAAAG is drawn from Candidatus Electrothrix aestuarii and contains these coding sequences:
- a CDS encoding methylmalonyl-CoA mutase family protein, whose translation is MSEQDSPLKDWQENELAKSLARFPERKEEFSCHGGRKVERLALPEEVDQEYQDKLGFPGRYPYTRGVQPTMYRGRFWTMRQYAGFSTAAASNERYRYLLDQGQTGLSVAFDLPTQIGYDSDHPMALGEVGKVGVAIDTLADMEVLFDSIPLDKISTSMTINSPAMVLLAMYIVVAEKQGVSADQLRGTIQNDILKEYVARGTYIFPPRPSLRLITNIFQWCSTHAPKFNTISISGYHIREAGSTAAQEVAFTLANGLTYVQTALDAGLALDDFAPRLAFFFNASSNLLEEVAKFRAARRLWARLMKERFQASKPSSMMLRFHTQTAGSSLTAQQVDNNIVRVTLQALAAVLGGTQSLHTNSRDEALSLPTEDSVRTALRTQQVIAHESGVADTVDPLAGSWYVEQLTDAVEQEALELIDRVDEFGGVVACIENGFIAGQIEDAAYQYQKEIETKERIIVGVNAFQTEEKSDVPLLRVDPAVEDEQVRQLAQVKAGRDANEVAGCLTALEKAAQTEGADLMEPVLGAVRAYCSLGEICGVLRGVFGEYRGRAW
- the meaB gene encoding methylmalonyl Co-A mutase-associated GTPase MeaB — translated: MSAEQLLEQVHQGDPRSVARAISLVEDQEENAQQIMQALDQQRLDKVLTVGITGPPGAGKSTLTSALVQQLRQRDIRVGVIAVDPSSPLTHGALLGDRIRMMNHALDRDVVVRSMATRGRLGGLCSAAGATMRIMAASGCRVVLVETVGIGQSEMDIASLADMTVLVLAPGFGDEIQAMKAGILEVVDLLVINKADMPGASKLKFDLGREAAESDRVLETVAAENKGIAELFDRILALETGFREDGKLTQRRQRSRDKETVDRCLDLLRERLADLLHKQPPADIDPGVAAESLLERVLRIPG
- a CDS encoding cobalamin B12-binding domain-containing protein produces the protein MKAYRVLIAKPGLDGHDRGAKVIARALRDAGFEVIYTGIRRTPDEIASSAVQEDVAAVGLSSMSGAHARLFPAVLESLQKADAGDIPVLGGGIIPEEDIAPLHQAGITSVFTPGTPLTTIIDAFTAACQQQHQTRN
- a CDS encoding LEA type 2 family protein, with product MKLSRIITSDAASGARRASGLMVLLLCCLPLLLAGCPNTVMQSLPWGDKEELKIALSDIELQEIKALETIFLLKVRVMNPNDTATEIRSMKCDLKINGEPFASGLSDERQGLPPFGTISVPVVVYTSEFAIVGSVIEMLQKDVQQYGNKPDEPLNYELTGQLHLGKDGKEVFPFQVSGKIVLNR